The nucleotide sequence TATGACATGACACCCGGTATGGGGAATGTCCGCGTCACTGAATATGAAACCTACGGTGTACGTATGGAAGAGCGCACTATTAAAAATGAAATCAGTCGTGAGCAGGCACTGCCCACCGATGTGCTGATGAAGTCAGATGATACACGCCTGATTGCTGAACTGCAGTGGCGGTTGTCTCTGCCCCTGTTGGTACCCATTATTGTTTTGCTGGCTGTCCCTTTGTCCCGGGTGAATCCTCGTCAGGGGCGGTTTGTGAAATTGCTTCCGGGAGTGTTGTTGTATCTGTTTTATCTGGCACTGCTGATGTTTGCCCGCAGCGCGGTGGACGATCAGCGTATACCGGCGACAATAGGCGTCTGGTGGGTGCATGCTATCTATCTGGCCATAGGCCTGTTTCTCGTGTCGCAGGAGACGCTGCAATTAAAGCTGGGTCGGAGTAAAGCCAATGCGTAAGCTGGACCGTTACATTGCATGGAATGTACTGGCGGCCATGCTGGTGGTGCTGGTGGTGCTGGTCATGCTGGAATCACTGTTTTCATTTCTTGGGCAGCTGGACGATGTCCGGGCGAATTATGAGCCACTGGATGCCATGCTGTACACCATCATGCTAATGCCGAAGAAAGTCTACGAGTTTATACCCGTATCAGCCATGATCGGCTGTCTGGCCGGGCTGGGCAGTCTGGCTTCTAACAGTGAACTGGTGGTCATGCGTGCAGCAGGGGTATCGCTCTGGCGCATGGTCTGCTCTGTTATGAAACCGGCTCTGTTAATGGTTGTGGTGGGGACGTTTATTGGAGAATATGTGTCTCCGGTCACTGAGCAGATTGCAGAAACCCAGCGTAGTATTCTCAGGTCTTCGCAGGGCACCTATTCCGGTGAGGGAATCTGGCACCGGGAAGGCAATGAATATATGTATTTCAATGCTGTTGAGCCTAATGGTGTGCTGTATGGCATCAGTCGCTACAAGTTTGACGAAGGTATGCGCCTGCAGGAAAGCTCATTTGCCAAACGCGCGATCTATCAGAAAGATCACTGGTTGCTGGAAGATGTGGTGACCAGTCGTTTTGATGGTGAGAAGTTTGTTGAAGAAAAGGCGACCATTCAGCCCTGGGATACCAGCCTGACCACGACTCTGTTGAAAGTTGTGGTCGTCAATCCGGACGCACTCTCGATTTCAGGTCTGAAAACCTACACGAATTATCTGGACAATCAGGGGCTGGACTCGGGTGAGTATGACCTCGCGTTCTGGGAAAAGGCGCTGCAGCCCTTGTCAATCTTTTCCCTGGTACTGGTGGGAATATCGTTTGTCTTTGGCCCACTGCGTTCTGTGAGTATGGGGTTAAGAATTTTTTCCGGAGTGGTGACCGGAGTCGTTTTCATGATTGTTCAAAGTCTGCTGGGACCTTCAAGCCTGGTATTTGGTTTTCCGCCCATCCTGTCAGTACTGTTTCCAATCAGTATCTGTATTCTGATCGGTGCCTTGCTTCTCAGGAAAGCAGCCTGACAGAACTGAACCCGGCGGTATCTCCAGATACCGCTGTCAGCAGGCATAGCTCGATATAACCGCAGCTCGTTCAGTTTTATTTTCCTGCACAGACACGCTGACCTTGCACTGGCTCAGAAATGATAACCCCTTTGATGACGGTGTTGTTTTCCAGATGGTTGTCTGTTTCGGGTTTGTTCAACGGGAATGGGTACAGGTTGTAAGGCTTTTTGCATATCCTGTGGAATGGGAAACAGCATTGCCGCCAGGGTGGCTCTGACTGAACGAATGGCTTTTTGCAGCGAAGTGATCATGGCCTGTTCCTGAAAGTTGAGGCATTCACTGAATGCCTGGTCATTGTTTCAGCGCTAAACGGTCATGCGCTTCGTTGATTGTAATCTATATAAGTAGGAATACTAATATGTATTTCGGCTTTTATCTTTTTGTTTTGTAATTATTAGTAATAAAACGCTGATTCGATGTTTCACAGGGTCGTTTTCTCTTTCTGAACAGGGACATAGTATGTACCTGATCGCGAAGCATAATCCTGCCAGCTTTTTTTATTCTTGTCCCAGAGTACCCAGATCACACCAATACACCCTGCCAGCACTGACGGTATGGCCACAATAAAACGCACAAGCGCCTGCTTTGCGGATAGTTTATTGCCGTTTTCATTAAGGATGTGCAAACGCCAGGCCTGCATGCCTAATGTCTGGCCTTTACGGGTCCAGAAATAACCGAAAAAGCTGAAAACAGTCACAAACAGGGCTGCATAGAAGGCAGGGCTGTCCAGTGATTCGCCGTTGTCGGTCATCTGTTTAAGCTGGTCTGCGCCATAGATTTTCATCAGGATGCCAAGGTTGAGAAAACCAACCAGAAAACACAGTGATATGACCAGAAAAGTGTCATATAACATCGCTGCCAGCCTTCGCCACAGCGGGGCAGGCTTCATGGTGATCTTTTGTTTTTGCATGCGTACTCCTGTATTCAACACGCACTATTTATAGTCAGCCATTTATAGTCAGCCATTTATGTCAGTCACTCATAGTCGCCAGTTGCATTGTGAATCAGGTTGAGGGTTTTGAACAGATATTCAAATCAATTCTCGGTTTAAAAAACGATTTGACGGCAGAAAAAAGGCGGCGCTCCGCTTTTTCTACCTGCCTCAGACAAGAGGTTGATGACAACAGAATCAGAGGATACCAAGGCTGAGCCGAATTTATCCGGGGCGGAACGGGTTGGTAAACAGGTACTGACGTTTATAAGCATAAGGATATCGCTACATCAATATGTAAAATTCCACACTTGCAGCAATTTCTTATATCCCTAAAGTACGGTTTTTAAACTGATTACATTGTAATTAAATCGTCAAACCTGACCTCTGCAATGTGAAAGTACCCTCAGGGCCAACTCAGGTCGATCCTGACGGGAGACGTTAACGTGGGAAATCCGGGATTTCTATGCAAGCAACGACTGCTTATGTCGAGAACAAAGCTGTAACGACTTCTTTCCTGCCCTGGGTGGCGGTACTGCTGCTGGTATACACCCTGCTTGTGGCTGTGGGCCTGATTGGCGATGGCTTCAAGTGGGCTGCCGGTGGCGCAGACGGTGCGGCTGCACTGTTTGAATTTGCAACCAATCCGTTTATGGGACTGATTGTTGGGACCATGGCAACCGCTATGGTGCAGTCTTCCAGCACCGTGACCTCTATTACCGTGGGTCTGGTGGCTGCCGGCCTGCCGGTCAGCACCGCTATACCGATGATTATGGGTATCAATATTGGTACCACCGTGACCTCGACTCTGGTGAGTCTGGGCAGTATGGGCAAGCGGAATGAGTTCCGTCGCTCCTTCTCAGCGGCCA is from Endozoicomonas gorgoniicola and encodes:
- the lptG gene encoding LPS export ABC transporter permease LptG encodes the protein MRKLDRYIAWNVLAAMLVVLVVLVMLESLFSFLGQLDDVRANYEPLDAMLYTIMLMPKKVYEFIPVSAMIGCLAGLGSLASNSELVVMRAAGVSLWRMVCSVMKPALLMVVVGTFIGEYVSPVTEQIAETQRSILRSSQGTYSGEGIWHREGNEYMYFNAVEPNGVLYGISRYKFDEGMRLQESSFAKRAIYQKDHWLLEDVVTSRFDGEKFVEEKATIQPWDTSLTTTLLKVVVVNPDALSISGLKTYTNYLDNQGLDSGEYDLAFWEKALQPLSIFSLVLVGISFVFGPLRSVSMGLRIFSGVVTGVVFMIVQSLLGPSSLVFGFPPILSVLFPISICILIGALLLRKAA
- a CDS encoding RDD family protein, which gives rise to MQKQKITMKPAPLWRRLAAMLYDTFLVISLCFLVGFLNLGILMKIYGADQLKQMTDNGESLDSPAFYAALFVTVFSFFGYFWTRKGQTLGMQAWRLHILNENGNKLSAKQALVRFIVAIPSVLAGCIGVIWVLWDKNKKSWQDYASRSGTYYVPVQKEKTTL